The following coding sequences lie in one Microvirga sp. 17 mud 1-3 genomic window:
- a CDS encoding PhzF family phenazine biosynthesis protein, with the protein MARRFVTLDVFTRQLLAGNPLAVVLDAQGLDDGAMQAIAREFNLSETVFVLPPGDPRQRADIRIFTPARELPFAGHPTVGTAVLLALLDQEGQPGAVAFGLKEKVGIVPCAIEIESETEGRARFKLPRLPFAWGDGKETSDCAWALGLDPTEIGFERHVPSRHSAGVAYDLVPVASLDALARAKPHGEAFDRAFGDSDHPAAYVYARMPDAEGLRFRARMFGPGMGVSEDPATGSAAAAFAGALMQCEPLGDGEHNVVIEQGVEMGRPSEIALQLIIAKGALVSAEIGGHAVLVSRGEILA; encoded by the coding sequence ATGGCTCGTCGCTTCGTCACCCTGGACGTCTTCACGCGTCAGCTCCTTGCGGGCAACCCGCTCGCCGTCGTGCTCGACGCGCAGGGGCTCGACGACGGCGCGATGCAGGCCATCGCCCGGGAGTTCAACCTGTCCGAGACGGTCTTCGTCCTGCCGCCCGGCGATCCGCGCCAGCGGGCTGACATCCGCATCTTCACGCCGGCGCGGGAACTGCCCTTCGCGGGCCATCCCACGGTCGGCACGGCCGTCCTCCTCGCGCTCCTCGATCAGGAGGGCCAGCCCGGAGCGGTCGCGTTCGGCCTCAAGGAGAAGGTCGGCATCGTCCCCTGCGCGATCGAGATCGAAAGCGAGACTGAGGGACGGGCCCGGTTCAAGCTTCCGCGCCTGCCCTTCGCCTGGGGCGACGGCAAGGAGACGAGCGACTGCGCCTGGGCGCTCGGCCTCGACCCGACCGAGATCGGGTTCGAGCGCCACGTGCCGAGCCGCCACTCGGCGGGGGTTGCCTACGATCTCGTTCCGGTCGCGTCCCTCGATGCGCTCGCCCGCGCGAAGCCGCACGGCGAGGCCTTCGACCGGGCCTTCGGGGACAGCGACCATCCGGCTGCCTATGTCTATGCGCGCATGCCCGATGCGGAGGGCCTGCGCTTCCGGGCCCGGATGTTCGGTCCTGGAATGGGCGTTTCGGAGGATCCGGCGACCGGATCTGCGGCTGCGGCCTTCGCCGGGGCGCTGATGCAGTGTGAGCCCCTGGGCGACGGGGAGCATAACGTCGTGATTGAGCAGGGCGTCGAAATGGGGCGCCCGAGCGAGATCGCGCTCCAGCTCATCATCGCGAAGGGCGCGCTGGTCTCGGCGGAGATCGGCGGCCACGCGGTCCTCGTGAGCCGCGGCGAAATCCTCGCATGA
- a CDS encoding NUDIX hydrolase — MKRELTITRVARVEAAAKPFTWRWAEENREAIAENWQRRIAAKPKMFNGRVLMLSDVSVTPELGRNTYFETDYANLVAWIDMGHPDPTVANGFAMAALRGADGAFICGVMSHDTVNGGRVYFPAGTPDRSDMRADGTVDLATSLTRELAEETGLTETDYGISDEWIVIERWPAVALMRYATLRVPAAEGAERIRATIAAQDQAELSDVRIIRGVEDIDPKTMPLYLQSFFRWSFSADPALSDSRTGLWSR; from the coding sequence ATGAAGCGCGAACTCACCATCACCCGCGTGGCACGGGTCGAGGCCGCGGCCAAGCCCTTCACATGGCGCTGGGCGGAGGAGAACCGGGAGGCCATCGCCGAGAACTGGCAGCGGCGCATTGCCGCCAAGCCCAAGATGTTCAACGGCCGGGTGCTGATGCTGAGCGACGTCTCGGTCACGCCGGAACTGGGCCGCAACACCTATTTCGAGACCGACTATGCCAATCTCGTCGCCTGGATCGACATGGGCCATCCGGACCCGACCGTAGCGAACGGCTTTGCCATGGCGGCCCTGCGCGGGGCGGACGGGGCCTTCATCTGCGGCGTCATGAGCCACGACACGGTGAACGGGGGGCGCGTCTATTTCCCGGCCGGGACGCCGGACCGCTCAGACATGCGGGCCGACGGCACCGTCGATCTTGCCACGAGCCTGACCCGGGAGCTCGCGGAAGAGACGGGCCTCACGGAAACGGACTACGGCATATCGGACGAATGGATCGTCATCGAGCGCTGGCCGGCCGTCGCCCTGATGCGCTACGCCACTTTACGCGTCCCGGCGGCGGAGGGCGCAGAGAGGATCCGCGCCACCATCGCCGCGCAGGATCAGGCGGAGCTCAGCGACGTGCGCATCATCCGCGGGGTAGAGGACATCGACCCGAAGACGATGCCTCTCTACCTGCAATCCTTCTTCCGCTGGAGTTTCTCGGCTGATCCGGCCCTCAGCGATAGCCGTACCGGGCTTTGGTCGCGTTGA
- a CDS encoding 2-isopropylmalate synthase, with product MTVSPAAGSSKDRVLIFDTTLRDGEQCPGATMTLEEKLEMAELLDSMGVDIIEAGFPIASNGDFEAVSLIAKQVKRATVAGLARAISADIARAGEAVRHAVRPRIHTFVSTSPIHLAHQMRKTEEEVLEIITTTVGQARNLVEDVEWSAMDATRTSIEYLCRCVEAAIRAGATTINLPDTVGYATPDEYRAMFRAVRERVPNADKAIFSAHCHNDLGLAVANSLAALEGGVRQIECTINGIGERAGNAALEEIVMAIKTRGDVLPYETGIESAMLTRASKLASAATSFPVQYNKAIVGRNAFAHESGIHQDGMLKHAQTYEIMTPESVGVTKTNLVMGKHSGRAAFRNKLEELGYKLSDNQFQDAFERFKDLADRKKHVYDEDIEALVDQKIAMAHDRIKLVSLSIVAGTRGPQRATMKLQVDDRIVTEEQEGNGPVDATFNAIKALVPHEAVLELYQVHAVTEGTDAQAEVSVRLSADDRSVTSRAADPDTLVASAQAYLGALNKLMSRGARLHAQAAE from the coding sequence ATGACCGTTTCCCCCGCCGCCGGCTCCTCCAAGGACCGCGTTCTGATTTTCGACACCACCCTGCGCGACGGCGAGCAATGCCCCGGCGCCACCATGACGCTGGAAGAGAAGCTGGAAATGGCCGAGCTGCTCGACTCCATGGGCGTCGACATCATCGAGGCCGGCTTCCCCATCGCGTCGAACGGCGATTTCGAGGCCGTGTCGCTGATCGCCAAGCAGGTGAAGCGCGCGACCGTGGCGGGCCTCGCCCGCGCCATCTCGGCCGATATCGCTCGGGCCGGGGAGGCGGTACGCCACGCGGTCCGGCCGCGCATCCACACCTTCGTATCCACCTCGCCGATCCACCTGGCGCACCAGATGCGCAAGACCGAGGAAGAGGTTCTGGAGATCATCACCACGACGGTCGGCCAGGCCCGCAACCTGGTCGAGGATGTGGAATGGTCCGCCATGGACGCCACGCGCACCTCCATCGAGTATCTGTGCCGCTGCGTCGAGGCCGCGATCCGCGCCGGCGCCACCACCATCAACCTGCCCGATACAGTGGGCTATGCGACGCCCGACGAATACCGCGCCATGTTCCGCGCGGTGCGCGAGCGCGTGCCCAATGCCGACAAGGCGATCTTCTCGGCCCATTGCCACAACGACCTGGGCCTGGCGGTCGCGAACTCGCTGGCGGCGCTGGAGGGCGGCGTCCGCCAGATCGAGTGCACCATCAACGGCATCGGCGAGCGAGCCGGCAATGCGGCGCTGGAAGAGATCGTCATGGCGATCAAGACCCGCGGCGACGTGCTGCCCTACGAGACGGGGATCGAGTCCGCCATGCTGACCCGGGCCTCGAAGCTCGCCTCCGCCGCGACCTCGTTCCCGGTCCAGTACAACAAGGCCATCGTGGGCCGGAACGCCTTCGCGCACGAGAGCGGCATCCACCAGGACGGCATGCTCAAGCACGCCCAGACCTACGAGATCATGACGCCGGAGAGCGTCGGCGTCACCAAGACCAACCTTGTCATGGGCAAGCATTCCGGCCGCGCGGCTTTCCGCAACAAGCTGGAGGAGCTGGGCTACAAGCTCTCCGACAACCAGTTCCAGGACGCCTTCGAGCGCTTCAAGGATCTGGCCGACCGGAAGAAGCACGTTTACGACGAGGATATCGAGGCGCTGGTCGACCAGAAGATCGCGATGGCGCATGACCGCATCAAGCTGGTCTCCCTCTCGATCGTCGCCGGCACCCGTGGGCCGCAGCGCGCCACCATGAAGCTCCAGGTCGACGACCGCATCGTCACCGAGGAGCAGGAGGGCAACGGTCCGGTAGACGCCACCTTCAACGCCATCAAGGCTCTCGTGCCCCATGAGGCCGTGCTGGAGCTCTATCAGGTCCATGCGGTGACCGAGGGCACGGACGCGCAGGCCGAGGTCTCGGTGCGCCTCTCGGCGGATGACCGGAGCGTCACCTCCCGGGCCGCCGATCCGGACACGCTCGTGGCGTCGGCCCAAGCCTATCTCGGTGCCCTCAACAAGCTGATGAGCCGCGGCGCCCGTCTGCACGCCCAGGCGGCTGAGTAA
- a CDS encoding AMP-binding protein, with translation MNATTPAPAPAGADAATAMPWLKSYPPNVPATIDEAKVGSLVNMFRDAVAQYGSRYAADSFGKRMTYAELGSAAEAVASWLQGQGLRKGDRVAIMMPNVMAYPAVLFGILMAGGTVVNVNPLYTAREFAHQAEDAGARFLFVLENFGSTVQEALSHVHIERIVLVTPGDLLGLKGTIVNFVSRYVKKGVKPFSLPKAVAFKSVLSEGRARRFEPVAVTPDDNAFLQYTGGTTGVAKGAVLLHRNVVANVLQCEAWMRPFFGERDDHVMVAALPLYHIFGLTVCTMLVTRIGGCQLLITNPRDIAGFVKTLQSRRITLMSGVNTLYNALAHAPGIEKVDFSQLVFAVAGGMATQAAVAKKWKEVSGRPIVEGYGLSETSPVVCVNRLDIEEFTGTIGYPVPSTLVSIRSTDGVPVPFGERGELCVKGPQVMAGYWKRPDETAKVMTPDGYFRTGDVAVLQPDGQVKIVDRMKDMILVSGFNVYPNEVEDTLAHHPGVMEAAVIGLPDEHSGEVVVAYVVRKDPSLTAEELRKFARENLTAYKVPRRIEFRETLPKSNVGKVLRRILKEDELKAE, from the coding sequence ATGAACGCCACGACCCCGGCGCCCGCCCCGGCAGGTGCCGATGCAGCCACCGCCATGCCCTGGCTGAAATCCTATCCGCCGAACGTTCCCGCGACCATCGACGAGGCGAAGGTCGGCTCTCTGGTCAATATGTTCCGCGACGCTGTCGCCCAGTACGGCTCGCGATATGCGGCGGACAGCTTTGGCAAGCGGATGACCTATGCGGAGCTCGGCAGCGCCGCCGAGGCGGTGGCTTCCTGGCTGCAGGGACAGGGTCTGCGCAAGGGCGACCGGGTCGCCATCATGATGCCGAACGTCATGGCCTACCCGGCCGTGCTCTTCGGAATCCTCATGGCCGGCGGCACGGTTGTGAACGTCAACCCTCTCTACACCGCCAGGGAATTCGCCCATCAGGCTGAGGACGCGGGCGCCCGGTTCCTGTTCGTGCTCGAGAATTTCGGATCGACCGTGCAGGAAGCGCTGTCGCATGTGCATATCGAGCGCATCGTGCTCGTCACGCCGGGCGACCTGCTCGGCCTCAAGGGAACGATCGTCAACTTCGTCTCGCGCTACGTGAAGAAGGGCGTGAAGCCGTTCTCGCTTCCGAAAGCCGTCGCTTTCAAGTCGGTCCTCTCGGAAGGGCGCGCACGACGGTTCGAGCCGGTTGCCGTCACGCCCGACGACAACGCCTTCCTGCAATATACAGGCGGCACCACGGGCGTCGCGAAGGGCGCCGTGCTGCTCCATCGCAACGTCGTGGCCAATGTGCTGCAATGCGAGGCGTGGATGCGCCCGTTCTTCGGCGAGCGTGATGACCACGTGATGGTGGCGGCCCTGCCGCTCTATCATATCTTCGGCCTGACGGTCTGCACCATGCTGGTGACGCGGATCGGCGGGTGTCAGCTGCTCATCACCAATCCGCGCGACATTGCGGGCTTCGTGAAGACGCTGCAGTCGCGGCGGATCACGCTCATGTCGGGCGTCAACACGCTCTACAACGCCCTGGCTCATGCGCCGGGAATCGAAAAGGTCGATTTCTCGCAGCTGGTCTTCGCCGTCGCCGGCGGCATGGCGACCCAGGCGGCGGTCGCCAAGAAGTGGAAAGAGGTGTCGGGCCGGCCCATCGTGGAAGGCTACGGCCTGTCGGAAACGTCCCCGGTGGTCTGCGTCAACCGGCTCGACATCGAGGAATTCACCGGCACCATCGGCTATCCGGTTCCGTCCACTCTCGTCTCCATCCGCTCCACGGACGGCGTGCCGGTTCCGTTCGGCGAGCGGGGCGAGCTTTGCGTGAAGGGTCCTCAGGTCATGGCCGGCTACTGGAAGCGGCCGGATGAGACCGCGAAGGTCATGACGCCCGACGGCTACTTCCGCACCGGCGACGTCGCCGTTCTCCAGCCCGACGGGCAGGTGAAGATCGTCGACCGGATGAAGGACATGATCCTTGTCTCTGGCTTCAACGTCTATCCGAACGAGGTGGAGGATACCCTCGCGCATCATCCCGGCGTCATGGAAGCGGCCGTCATCGGCCTGCCCGACGAGCATTCCGGCGAAGTCGTTGTTGCCTACGTGGTGCGTAAAGACCCCTCGCTCACGGCCGAGGAGTTGCGAAAGTTCGCCCGCGAGAACCTGACCGCCTACAAAGTGCCGCGCCGCATCGAGTTTCGCGAGACGCTGCCGAAATCCAATGTCGGCAAGGTCCTGCGGCGGATCCTCAAGGAGGATGAGCTGAAGGCGGAGTGA
- a CDS encoding DUF2267 domain-containing protein produces MTIPMELQHASEDFERFLRDAKEQSGLATRNQVFTMVQGVLQTFRRRLDVREALAFADVLPPILRAIFVSDWDLDEPKRPFEDRVIMTREVQALRRDHNFSPDTAIRDVAVALRKNVDGPAFERALAALPTEASEFWCV; encoded by the coding sequence ATGACCATCCCGATGGAGCTTCAGCACGCGTCGGAGGATTTCGAGCGCTTCCTGCGCGATGCGAAGGAGCAGTCCGGCCTTGCGACCCGCAACCAGGTCTTCACGATGGTGCAGGGCGTCCTCCAGACCTTCCGCCGCCGTCTCGACGTGAGGGAGGCCCTGGCCTTCGCCGATGTGCTCCCGCCCATCCTGCGGGCGATCTTCGTGAGCGACTGGGATCTCGACGAGCCGAAGCGTCCGTTCGAGGATAGGGTCATCATGACCCGCGAGGTCCAGGCCCTGCGTCGGGACCACAATTTCTCGCCCGACACGGCGATCCGGGACGTGGCGGTGGCCTTGCGGAAGAATGTCGACGGCCCGGCCTTCGAGCGAGCCCTTGCGGCCCTTCCGACGGAGGCGTCCGAATTCTGGTGCGTCTGA